The Megachile rotundata isolate GNS110a chromosome 11, iyMegRotu1, whole genome shotgun sequence genome includes a region encoding these proteins:
- the LOC100879828 gene encoding nuclear pore complex protein Nup93 — protein sequence MNGLRQSDMLTTDPSRVSGDSGFSELLRLAEQLSAVVEGSEELPQVERNLRQILETSNELWSRVTQTGTQSNQVQAHLLLGSRGVDLSQISQKLSSLSARRTFEPLDPIADTDIVSYLRNEKENAILSIIEQVHKDTFELTRVQQMEHMLGEWKQMRFEIINAMTTPSGELVDLRGIPQRTKLAGSMISGLSSVEVAYVKELQNYNDHVLRGITRPVLFNAFCKAAESFNDKKIVDMWQMVKYMVDIPPIPKEDQIKSRSTPVVEKKIVLQARKYLEDRYRDFMTSVISENLAQAKRGGIPGTVPLVKSFVSVKVQNLRDLEDVMVEGKPLWPLVYYCMRVGDYKAALECLNQCNTEFAEFKAALEQACNDPQRHPNSYAESNLKLHYRKHVRSVTDPYKRVAYCALVPCEPDDLHSDVICTADDYLWLKLCQVRDQPDAGNKLTLDYLQTTISEIYGESYYHAHEQPFVYFSMLFLTGQFEAAIEFLARGAGARHLPHAVHLAAAMNENNLLGVSQSVLAPLISVDPADKPPAKRLNFARLILFYVKRFDTTDPKECLHYLFLLRCMKDPYERNMFAASAAEMVVDSSPENRTQLVGKIEKDRWVPGLLDQFQINTQDVINISADTFYRKGLLEDAATMYDLAGNHERVLSLMCTLLAQVVSEKPSPGTLRDRLQVTATEISKRYQNIEIQAPSELVSAFYTLRHLMIFFDQYHNEQYQSALRTIAEAKLLPLHVKEVDERVNVLRRASPEVAGTLADVVLATMTILYNQYRKLRSAKLGGEQATQQLLDDLRDKATALTSFAGALPYRLPDETNSKLVQMDILMR from the exons ATGAACGGTTTGAGACAAAGTGATATGTTAACCACAGATCCTTCGCGAGTGTCAGGAGATTCTGGCTTTAGTGAATTACTACGATTAGCGGAACAATTGTCCGCTGTTGTAGAAGGAAGCGAAGAACTTCCTCAAGTTGAGAGAAATCTGCGTCAGATATTAGAAACGTCTAATGAACTCTGGTCTCGTGTCACGCAGACCGGCACTCAGTCTAATCAAGTTCAAGC GCACCTTTTACTTGGCTCTCGTGGTGTTGATTTATCTCAGATATCACAAAAATTAAGTTCACTTAGTGCAAGACGTACATTTGAACCTTTAGACCCTATTGCAGACACTGATATAGTTAGTTACCttagaaatgaaaaagaaaatgcTATTTTATCTATCATTGAACAAGTCCACAAAGAT ACTTTTGAACTCACTAGAGTTCAACAAATGGAACACATGTTGGGAGAATGGAAACAGATGCGTTTTGAGATAATAAATGCTATGACTACACCATCTGGAGAACTTGTAGATTTACGTGGTATCCCACAACGTACTAAACTAGCTGGATCCATGATCAGTGGTTTGTCCAGTGTAGAAGTAGCTTATGTTAAAGAATTACAGAATTATAATGATCATGTGCTTAGAGGAATAACTAGACCAGTTTTATTTAATGCATTTTGTAAAGCTGCAGAGTCATTTAATGATAAAAAGATTGTTGATATGTGGCAAATGGTTAAATACATGGTGGATATTCCACCAATTCCTAAAGAGGATCAAATTAAATCCAGAAGTACTCCGGTTGTTGAGAAGAAAATTGTCTTGCAAGCTAGGAAATATTTGGAAGATAGATACAGAGATTTTATGACATCTGTTATTAGTGAAAATTTGGCACAGGCCAAAAGAGGTGGCATTCCAGGCACTGTACCATTAGTTAAAAGTTTTGTCagtgttaaagtgcaaaatctAAGAGATTTGGAAGATGTTATGGTAGAGGGGAAACCATTATGGCCTTTAGTTTATTATTGCATGAGAGTTGGGGATTATAAAGCAGCACTAGAATGCCTTAATCAATGCAATAcagaatttgcagaatttaaaGCTGCTTTGGAACAAGCTTGCAATGATCCTCAAAGACATCCCAATAGTTATGCAGAATCAAATCTAAAATTGCATTATAGAAAACATGTTAGATCAGTTACTGATCCATATAAAAGGGTAGCTTATTGTGCATTGGTTCCATGTGAACCTGATGATTTGCATTCTGATGTGATCTGCACAGCTGATGATTATTTATGGTTAAAATTGTGCCAAGTTAGAGATCAACCAGATGCAGGGAACAAGTTGACTTTAGATTATCTTCAAACTACCATTTCAGAAATATATG gagaatcatactatcatgctCATGAACAACCATTTGTATACTTCTCCATGTTATTTTTAACTGGTCAGTTTGAAgctgcaattgaatttttggCCAGAGGTGCTGGAGCAAGACATTTACCACATGCAGTGCATCTAGCAGCTGCTATGAACGAGAACAACTTATTAGGAGTTAGCCAGAGTGTCTTAGCACCTCTGATAAGTGTTGACCCTGCTGACAAACCACCTGCAAAAAGACTAAACTTTGCTAGATTGATACTGTTTTATGTCAAGAGATTTGATACTACTGATCCTAAAGAgtgtttacattatttattcttattaaG ATGCATGAAAGATCCATATGAACGTAATATGTTTGCGGCATCAGCTGCAGAGATGGTGGTTGATTCTTCACCAGAAAATAGAACTCAGTTAGTGGGCAAGATAGAAAAAGATCGTTGGGTGCCAGGACTTTTAGATCAATTCCAAATCAATACACAGGATGTCATTAATATAAGTGCGGATACGTTCTATAGAAAAGGTCTATTAGAAGATGCTGCAACGATGTATGATCTCGCTGGTAATCACGAGAGGGTTCTTAGTTTAATGTGTACTCTTTTGGCCCAAGTTGTCAGCGAAAAACCCTCACCTGGGACGCTAAGAGATCGTTTACAAGTAACTGCTACTGAGATAAGTAAAAG gtATCAAAATATCGAGATACAAGCACCGTCTGAATTAGTATCTGCATTCTATACTTTGAGACATTTAATGATATTTTTTGATCAATATCATAATGAACAATATCAGAGTGCTCTTAGG ACCATCGCGGAAGCAAAATTATTACCATTACACGTGAAAGAAGTTGACGAAAGAGTAAATGTTTTGAGACGTGCATCGCCAGAAGTGGCTGGTACATTAGCAGATGTTGTGTTAGCAACAATGACGATACTTTATAATCAGTACCGAAAGTTACGATCCGCAAAATTAGGTGGCGAACAAGCGACACAGCAGCTACTTGATGATCTTCGGGATAAAGCAACAGCATTAACCAGTTTTGCTGGCGCACTTCCATATCGTCTGCCAGACGAGACAAATAGCAAACTTGTACAAATGGACATTCTTATGCGTTGA
- the LOC100879939 gene encoding ADP-ribosylation factor-like protein 2-binding protein, which produces MSGEITDTDILITDANIEQSSKNAEDKFFDEIIGHIEDILLEDEFYAIRNKFLDTYWEVFEPIEENKLIYTDIFDEYTKALESYIVNYLQKIIPHFNINTLLKYLNNRQKELDGEVFEVLSTFTDFVAFKEMFLDYRAVKEGKVEDLSSGISVTSLRPHNINRDSVR; this is translated from the exons atgtCTGGAGAAATAACAg ATACGGATATTTTAATCACTGATGCAAATATAGAACAAAGCTCTAAAAATGCAGAAGACAAATTCTTTGACGAAATTATTGGACATATAGAAGATATTTTATTAG AAGATGAATTTTATGCTattcgaaataaatttttggATACATATTGGGAAGTTTTTGAACCtatagaagaaaataaattaatttatacagaTATATTTGATGAATAT actAAGGCTTTGGAAAGTTACATAgtgaattatttacaaaaaattataccACATTTTAACATAAATacacttttgaaatatttaaa TAACAGGCAGAAAGAACTGGATGGTGAAGTTTTCGAAGTATTATCAACATTTACAGACTTTGTGGCCTTTAAAGAAATGTTCCTTGATTATAGAGCT GTAAAAGAAGGAAAAGTTGAGGATCTTAGTTCTGGAATATCTGTTACATCTCTCAGACCACATAATATCAACAGAGATTCTGTCAGATAA
- the nesd gene encoding SHC binding and spindle associated nessun dorma, producing the protein MEIYTFDKSLQKRLVELTEILSSRGEIVPASQIQAEWSYHVELVLEPVGWQALWKISRLVCEDFQIHYPTIVVVEVEQVNFNALSALVKITAVQDEIHLPEKYDVPLVELYPTLKQENIALDMVGTSSCIDQLRFFYNYLWMPWDIDDDDNADWVSVHLETRIRLFFDMKRGIVSKDTSDVIRGLVREGREIQQRISRLEDTISDEEESEVDILDGGTACQLMKLHFRLQQIKREMEVLENPAMREILVKNRTSSLTTNKIEKQESEERCVKGYFVWLGGSLEEMKEIINKVEASVSPKLFFKISGSLQETLHMCEPGDTIVIGEGNHEIKGAGNLEEGGTIKGIHKLDQTILSVKDIEVVPSVLDFSGSEVLLENITVDVADLRAAIIVRAGTTKIVNCKICALNQSMVKLGVVVLPNAKLIVENTLFDGLGTGLVIYGHGEVLMTNCNFKNCAEGIQLHDNAKLVATNCSLGHFKEYAIRFETRKYLNNSESKCGKLELLDNISEVTLHECNFEENGKGDVALKPSKTFTLTTKQDESEKMES; encoded by the exons ATGGAGATATATACTTTTGACAAAAGTCTCCAAAAAAGACTGGTTGAATTAACTGAAATCTTGTCAAGTAGAGGTGAAATAGTACCTGCATCGCAGATACAAGCAGAATGGTCCTATCATGTGGAACTTGTGTTGGAACCTGTTGGTTGGCAAGCATTGTGGAAGATATCACGTTTAGTGTGTGAAGACTTTCAAATCCATTATCCTACCATAGTAGTTGTTGAGGTTGAGCAAGTCAATTTTAATGCCTTATCTGCATTAGTGAAAATCACTGCTGTTCAAGACGAAATTCATTTGCCTGAAAAATATGATGTACCGCTTGTAGAACTTTATCCAACCCTTAAGCAAGAAAATATTGCTTTAGACATGGTGGGCACCTCAAGTTGCATTGATCAACtaagatttttttataattatttgtggATGCCATGGGATATAGATGATGACGATAATGCTGATTGGGTGTCTGTACATTTGGAAACAAGAATCAGATTGTTTTTTGATATGAAGAGGGGTATTGTTAGCAAGGACACCAGTGATGTTATCAGAGGTTTAGTAAGAGAAGGACGAGAGATTCAACAAAGAATATCAAGATTGGAGGATACTATTTCTGATGAAGAGGAATCTGAAGTTGATATACTAGATGGAGGAACAGCATGTCAATTAATGAAACTTCACTTTCGATTGCAACAAATTAAGAGAGAGATGGAAGTTCTTGAAAATCCTGCTATGAGAGAAATCCTTGTAAAAAATAGAACTTCATCATTAACcactaataaaatagaaaagcaGGAGAGTGAAGAAAGGTGTGTGAAAGGATACTTTGTATGGCTTGGTGGGAGTCTGGAGGAAatgaaagaaattataaataaagttgAAGCTTCTGTATctccaaaattatttttcaa GATATCTGGCTCACTGCAAGAAACTCTACATATGTGTGAACCAGGAGATACTATTGTAATTGGAGAAGGAAATCATGAAATAAAAGGTGCTGGTAATTTAGAAGAGGGTGGTACTATTAAGGGAATTCATAAGTTAGACCAGACTATTCTTTCTGTGAAAGACATTGAAGTTGTACCATCTGTACTTGATTTTTCTGGCAGTGAA GTTTTGCTAGAAAACATTACTGTAGACGTAGCTGATCTTAGAGCAGCCATAATAGTTAGggctggaactacaaaaattgttaattgtaaaatatgtgCCTTAAATCAGAGTATGGTGAAGTTAGGAGTTGTGGTTTTACCTAATGCAAAATTGATAGTAGAAAATACTTTATTCGACGGTCTTGGGACTGGTCTGGTTATTTATGGCCATGGGGAAGTGCTTATGactaattgcaattttaaaaattgtgcaGAGGGTATACAG CTGCATGACAATGCGAAATTAGTAGCAACAAATTGTTCATTAGGACATTTTAAAGAGTATGCTATTCGTTTTGAAActcgaaaatatttaaataattcagaaaGCAAATGCGGTAAATTGGAATTGCTAGATAATATATCGGAAGTCACCTTACATGAATGTAATTTCGAAGAAAACGGCAAAGGAGACGTCGCATTAAAACCTAGCAAAACATTTACTTTAACAACGAAGCAAGACGAGTCGGAGAAAATGGAGTCttaa